One segment of Acetoanaerobium noterae DNA contains the following:
- a CDS encoding AIR synthase family protein: MNILDEGKLSIEQLKELVFEYTKNFREEVLTHPYIGQDCAVIDSKGSMISISSDPITAAKEDIGRLAVDINLNDIAASGASPFAITVTILCPLGTTDEDIKLVMKDIYESARAKDVQIIGGHTEVTSAVNKMIISVTALGLLSKAHFENVPVFQAGDYIYVTKDIAMEGTHIIALEKSSELSQLLSEEDNKTLEDYSRNLSVVEDSKLARDYECIMHDITEGGVLGAVWETCEMIGFGAKLDYSSMPLSETSKKICHFYNINPLRLISSGSMLIVAKAHSSKAIEQAFALSNIRLSKIGELSKDEAVVIFEDGIYSSVLPPKSDELYKVV; the protein is encoded by the coding sequence ATGAATATTTTAGATGAAGGAAAGCTCTCTATAGAGCAACTTAAAGAATTGGTTTTTGAATATACTAAAAATTTTAGAGAAGAAGTACTCACTCATCCGTATATAGGGCAGGATTGTGCTGTAATTGATTCAAAGGGAAGTATGATATCTATATCCTCAGATCCTATTACAGCCGCTAAAGAGGATATAGGAAGGCTAGCTGTGGATATAAATTTAAATGATATAGCGGCTTCAGGAGCTTCTCCGTTTGCCATTACTGTAACTATCTTATGCCCACTAGGAACGACTGATGAAGATATAAAACTAGTCATGAAGGATATATATGAAAGTGCAAGAGCTAAAGACGTTCAAATTATAGGAGGGCATACAGAAGTGACCTCAGCAGTAAATAAAATGATAATTTCTGTCACAGCGCTTGGGCTGTTGTCAAAAGCTCATTTTGAAAATGTACCAGTATTTCAAGCTGGAGATTATATATATGTTACAAAGGACATAGCAATGGAAGGAACTCATATAATAGCTTTAGAAAAATCCTCAGAGCTATCACAGCTTCTAAGTGAAGAAGATAATAAAACGCTTGAAGATTACTCTAGAAATCTAAGTGTTGTTGAGGACTCGAAGCTAGCTAGAGACTATGAATGCATAATGCATGATATAACAGAGGGTGGAGTCTTAGGGGCTGTATGGGAAACCTGTGAAATGATAGGGTTTGGAGCAAAGCTTGATTATAGCTCGATGCCACTATCTGAAACTTCAAAGAAAATCTGCCACTTTTATAATATAAATCCTCTTAGACTTATTTCCAGCGGAAGCATGCTTATTGTTGCTAAGGCTCATTCTTCAAAGGCCATAGAACAAGCATTTGCTTTATCGAATATAAGGCTTTCAAAAATAGGAGAGCTTTCAAAGGATGAAGCTGTAGTGATTTTTGAAGATGGAATTTATTCAAGTGTTTTGCCTCCAAAGTCAGATGAACTTTACAAGGTAGTATAA
- a CDS encoding peptide ABC transporter substrate-binding protein, with protein sequence MKKKLIALTLTALMGFSVLAGCGGNQAAEGGDEAAGESTEPKIVRHNLGADPQTIDPALNTAVDGAIFLVNVFEGLCRTDENEKAIPGMAESWEVSEDGLTYTFKLRDAKWSDGEPVKAQDFEFAWKRALDPTTAAEYAYQMYYLKGGEAFNSGEATIDEVGVKAIDDKTLEVVLESPTPYFLELTAFPTYFPVRKDIVEADPEGWALNMETYISNGPFKAVEWSHNDVLKVVKNENYYDADSIQLDGIDFYMIVEESTGMSAYESGEIDYLEHIPTDQIPTLQESHEDFEIQPYLGTYFYVFNTTKEPVNDPKVRKALTLAIDRQAIVDVVTKGGQKPASGFVPSGMTLSDGSDFREKGGDFGIPATANVEEAKKLLAEAGYPDGQGFPTIEVMYNTLEAHKAIAEAIQEMWKQNLGINVELRNEEWKVFQETRTQGDFIIARHGWIGDYVDPMTFLDMWLSNSGNNDADWFNDEYDKLIADSKKAEGADRDALMLQAEKLMMDANITMPIYYYTKPTLLKSYVKGVHFSPLGFVFYHNATIEK encoded by the coding sequence ATGAAGAAAAAATTAATCGCGTTAACACTAACTGCATTAATGGGATTCTCTGTTCTTGCAGGTTGTGGCGGAAATCAAGCTGCTGAAGGCGGCGACGAGGCTGCAGGTGAGTCTACTGAACCAAAGATTGTTAGACATAACTTAGGGGCAGATCCTCAAACTATCGACCCAGCACTAAACACTGCGGTTGATGGAGCAATATTCCTAGTTAACGTTTTCGAAGGTCTTTGCAGAACTGACGAAAATGAAAAAGCAATCCCTGGTATGGCTGAGAGCTGGGAAGTTTCAGAAGATGGACTTACTTACACATTTAAGTTAAGAGATGCAAAATGGTCTGATGGCGAGCCAGTAAAAGCTCAAGATTTCGAGTTTGCTTGGAAAAGAGCACTTGACCCAACTACAGCTGCTGAGTATGCATACCAAATGTATTACTTAAAAGGTGGAGAAGCGTTTAACAGTGGCGAAGCTACAATAGATGAGGTTGGAGTTAAAGCTATTGATGACAAGACTTTAGAAGTTGTTTTAGAGTCACCTACTCCATACTTCTTAGAGCTTACAGCATTCCCAACATATTTCCCAGTTAGAAAAGACATAGTTGAAGCTGATCCAGAAGGATGGGCTCTAAACATGGAAACTTACATCAGTAATGGACCTTTCAAAGCTGTTGAGTGGAGCCATAATGACGTATTAAAAGTTGTTAAAAATGAAAATTATTATGATGCTGATAGCATTCAATTAGATGGTATAGATTTCTACATGATAGTTGAAGAATCAACTGGAATGTCTGCATATGAGTCTGGTGAGATTGATTACCTAGAGCATATTCCTACAGATCAAATTCCTACTCTTCAAGAATCTCATGAAGATTTCGAAATTCAGCCTTACCTAGGAACTTACTTCTATGTATTTAATACTACTAAAGAGCCAGTTAACGATCCTAAGGTTCGTAAAGCTTTAACTCTTGCAATAGATAGACAAGCTATCGTTGACGTAGTAACAAAAGGTGGACAAAAACCTGCATCTGGATTCGTACCATCAGGTATGACTCTAAGCGATGGTAGTGACTTTAGAGAAAAAGGCGGAGACTTTGGTATCCCTGCAACTGCTAACGTAGAAGAGGCTAAGAAACTTCTTGCTGAAGCTGGATATCCAGATGGACAAGGCTTCCCAACTATCGAAGTTATGTACAACACTCTTGAAGCTCATAAAGCAATAGCTGAAGCTATCCAAGAAATGTGGAAACAAAACCTAGGAATCAATGTAGAACTTAGAAACGAAGAGTGGAAAGTATTCCAAGAGACAAGAACTCAAGGAGACTTCATTATAGCTAGACATGGTTGGATTGGTGACTATGTTGACCCTATGACATTCCTAGATATGTGGTTATCAAACTCAGGAAACAACGATGCTGACTGGTTCAACGATGAGTATGACAAGTTAATCGCTGATTCTAAAAAAGCTGAAGGAGCAGATAGAGACGCTCTTATGCTACAAGCAGAAAAGCTAATGATGGATGCAAACATCACTATGCCTATCTACTACTACACAAAACCAACACTACTAAAATCTTATGTTAAAGGTGTTCACTTCTCACCTCTAGGATTTGTGTTCTATCACAACGCTACAATCGAAAAATAA
- a CDS encoding ABC transporter ATP-binding protein → MINKDAEVLIEVKNLKKYFPVHKGFFKRTTQNVQAVDDVSFAIRSGETLGLVGESGCGKSTTGRTIIRLYEPTSGEIIYKGTEIGRLSQKELKPYRKKIQMIFQDPYASLNARMTVGDIIGEPLDIHELASGKERLEKIHQLLHDVGLNPDHATRYPHEFSGGQRQRIGIARALAVEPDFIICDEPISALDVSIQAQVVNMLEDLQRERNITYLFIAHDLSMVKHISDRIGVMYLGKMVELGPADDLYNSPQHPYTQALLSAVPVPDPNISKNSKRIILTGDVPSPMNPPSGCRFRTRCQYAMDICKEQEPEFVEIAPGRMCACHLHKK, encoded by the coding sequence ATGATAAATAAAGATGCAGAAGTATTGATTGAAGTCAAAAACCTTAAAAAATATTTCCCTGTACACAAAGGCTTCTTTAAGAGAACTACTCAAAATGTACAAGCAGTGGATGATGTATCATTTGCTATAAGAAGTGGAGAAACATTAGGACTTGTTGGAGAGTCTGGCTGTGGAAAATCTACAACTGGAAGAACAATAATCAGACTGTATGAGCCTACTTCAGGTGAAATTATTTATAAAGGAACTGAAATAGGAAGATTATCACAAAAAGAATTAAAGCCATATAGAAAAAAAATACAAATGATATTCCAAGATCCATACGCTTCATTAAACGCTAGAATGACAGTTGGAGATATCATAGGAGAGCCACTAGATATTCATGAGCTAGCTTCAGGTAAAGAAAGATTAGAAAAAATTCACCAGCTGCTTCACGATGTTGGACTTAACCCTGACCATGCCACTCGTTATCCTCATGAGTTTTCAGGAGGACAAAGACAAAGAATTGGTATAGCTAGAGCCCTTGCTGTTGAGCCAGATTTCATAATCTGCGACGAGCCTATCTCAGCTCTTGACGTATCTATTCAAGCACAGGTTGTAAATATGCTTGAAGACTTACAAAGAGAAAGAAATATAACCTACTTATTCATTGCCCATGACCTTTCTATGGTTAAGCATATTTCTGACAGAATAGGGGTTATGTATCTTGGTAAAATGGTTGAGCTTGGACCTGCAGATGATTTATACAACTCACCTCAGCATCCATATACTCAGGCACTACTTTCAGCAGTACCAGTACCTGATCCAAATATTTCTAAAAACAGTAAGAGAATCATCCTTACTGGCGATGTACCTAGCCCTATGAATCCTCCTTCAGGATGCAGATTCAGAACTAGATGCCAATACGCTATGGATATATGTAAAGAGCAAGAACCAGAGTTTGTAGAAATTGCGCCAGGCAGAATGTGTGCTTGTCATCTTCATAAAAAATAA
- a CDS encoding ABC transporter ATP-binding protein, giving the protein MYMSSENLLDVKNLKTSFFTHVGEVKAIRGVDFHLKKGEAIGIVGESGSGKSVTSLSVMKLLLNPGKIIDGQILFNGEDLATKTDKEMQSIRGNEISMIFQDPMTSLNPVYTIGDQIMEAIIKHQKVSKEEARKKAVEMLRLVGIPSPEKRIKQYPHEFSGGMRQRAMIAMALSCEPQLLIADEPTTALDVTIQAQILELMKDLKDRLNTSIILITHDLGVVVDVCSRIIVMYGGLIMEEGSSEEIFYNPKHPYTLGLLKSIPKITEKSDKQRLIPIDGTPPDLLKPPKGCPFAPRCDFAMRICMEQSPEYTQMSPTHRSMCHLLHPDAPSVPEINGNMNKEGQA; this is encoded by the coding sequence ATGTATATGTCATCAGAAAATTTGTTAGATGTTAAAAATTTAAAAACATCCTTCTTTACCCATGTTGGAGAGGTTAAAGCTATAAGAGGGGTGGACTTTCACCTTAAAAAGGGAGAGGCTATAGGTATAGTTGGAGAGTCAGGTTCAGGTAAATCTGTTACTTCTCTTTCTGTAATGAAATTACTGCTTAATCCAGGTAAGATAATAGATGGACAGATACTTTTCAATGGAGAAGATTTAGCTACAAAAACTGATAAAGAGATGCAAAGCATAAGAGGAAATGAAATTTCAATGATATTCCAAGACCCGATGACTTCTCTTAATCCAGTTTACACTATCGGAGACCAAATAATGGAGGCTATAATAAAGCACCAAAAGGTTTCTAAAGAAGAAGCTAGAAAAAAAGCTGTAGAAATGCTTAGACTAGTTGGAATTCCAAGTCCTGAAAAACGTATAAAGCAATATCCTCACGAGTTTTCAGGTGGTATGAGACAAAGAGCTATGATAGCTATGGCACTTTCTTGTGAGCCTCAGCTTCTAATAGCTGATGAGCCTACAACAGCGCTAGACGTTACTATTCAAGCCCAAATACTTGAGCTTATGAAAGACCTTAAGGATAGATTAAATACATCTATCATCCTTATAACTCACGACCTTGGAGTAGTTGTAGATGTATGCAGTAGAATAATAGTAATGTACGGTGGTCTTATTATGGAAGAGGGAAGCAGCGAAGAAATCTTCTATAACCCTAAGCATCCATACACATTGGGATTACTTAAATCAATTCCTAAGATAACAGAGAAATCTGATAAGCAAAGATTAATTCCAATCGATGGAACGCCTCCAGATTTACTTAAACCACCAAAAGGCTGTCCATTTGCACCAAGATGTGATTTTGCTATGAGAATATGTATGGAGCAAAGCCCAGAGTATACTCAGATGAGCCCTACGCACAGATCTATGTGTCATCTACTTCATCCAGATGCACCTAGTGTGCCTGAAATCAACGGAAATATGAATAAGGAGGGACAAGCTTAA
- a CDS encoding ABC transporter permease → MENTQLKNAQDLWQPLSKAERDADKIVRPSMTYWQDVWRRLKGNKVAMGSLIFLVFLILVAIFVPMFWPYSYSDQNLMNANQSPTAEHIFGTDKHGRDLFIRVIYGARISLTVGIAASIINLVVGVVYGGISGYVGGRTDNLMMRIVDILYTIPLTLYVILLMVWLGAGMKSILIAIGTTYWISMARIVRGQILSLKEQEYVMAARTLGASDSRILFKHLVPNAMGPIIVTMTMSIPSAIFTEAFLSFIGLGVSAPKASWGVLANDALGSFMLYPHHLFFPALALSLTMLAFNFLGDGLRDALDPKMRK, encoded by the coding sequence ATGGAAAATACACAATTAAAAAATGCTCAAGATTTATGGCAACCGCTTTCTAAAGCAGAAAGAGATGCTGATAAGATAGTAAGACCATCTATGACTTACTGGCAAGACGTATGGAGAAGATTAAAAGGAAATAAGGTTGCAATGGGTTCATTGATTTTTCTAGTATTCTTAATTTTGGTTGCAATATTTGTGCCTATGTTCTGGCCATACAGCTATTCTGACCAGAATCTTATGAATGCTAATCAAAGCCCTACTGCAGAGCATATATTTGGTACAGATAAGCACGGTAGAGATTTGTTTATTCGTGTAATCTACGGAGCGAGAATTTCACTTACAGTTGGTATAGCAGCTTCTATTATCAATCTAGTAGTTGGAGTTGTATACGGCGGTATTTCAGGTTATGTAGGTGGAAGAACTGACAACCTAATGATGAGAATAGTTGATATTCTTTATACTATTCCACTAACATTATACGTTATCCTGCTTATGGTTTGGCTAGGAGCAGGTATGAAAAGTATTCTTATAGCAATAGGTACTACATACTGGATTAGTATGGCGAGAATAGTTAGAGGGCAGATTCTTTCTCTAAAAGAGCAGGAATATGTTATGGCAGCTAGAACACTTGGCGCTAGCGACTCAAGAATACTATTTAAGCATCTAGTTCCAAATGCAATGGGACCAATTATAGTTACAATGACAATGTCAATTCCAAGTGCAATATTTACTGAAGCCTTCCTATCATTTATAGGACTTGGGGTATCTGCTCCTAAAGCTTCATGGGGGGTACTTGCTAACGATGCTCTAGGTAGCTTTATGCTATATCCGCATCACCTATTCTTCCCAGCACTTGCACTATCGTTAACAATGCTTGCTTTTAACTTTTTAGGCGATGGACTTAGAGATGCTCTAGATCCAAAAATGCGTAAGTAA